The DNA sequence CAGAATGCGCGACTTTCACTATGTGCTGTGTAAATGAACACACCCACTCTCATCATCTTGGGCAAAACTATTTCTTCCCCATTCAAAGAAACGTCCCTGTCATTGactcatttttgaaaaaactttATCAGAAATTCCCTTTGATGCACAGTAAGGATTGTACGTTTCACACCAAAATCCCACGCATTTACCACTGCCTATAATTAAATTCACCCACCAGGTGATGTTGTCCCACCTATGAATGAAGTATAGACAAATGTCTGAAGCAAAGTGTACATATTCCTCttgttatgtgtgtgtgtatgtataatctatgtttatacacttttaaactgTCATTGGATCTCCCTCTTATGGTCATTGTTCACAACAATATTTATAGGCCACTCACAATTTAAACTATTATGATCTCATCACACTATAATTAACACTATCACTGGATTTAGGGCTAGGGtaagggtttggtttagggttagtagttgcatttatttataataaaattactGTAATTACACGTAGTAGTCtaattacatgtaacatgtGTAACAAAAACACTGTTAATTAAAGTGTTTCCTAAAATATTAACCTATATTACCTATGCGCTTGGAAAGATGTAtagttattataaaaataaccaaacaaataACTTTTAATTGTTTTGTCTTGTATTAATGCTCGTTTTAAATCATTTAGGTCATCTTGAGGCCCTCTAGTGGGTCATCTTggctaaagggatagtttacaaaaaaaatgaaaatactgtgATCATTTACTAAACCtcaagttgttttaaacatgtatacatgtctttgttctgccgaacacaaatgaagatattttgaaaaaatctaataaccaaacagatctggggcaccactgacttccacaGAATTCATTTTTTGTTACTATATGAAAGTcagtggtgccccagatctgcttggtcacaaacattcttcaaaatatctttactTGTTTGAAACAACTTGGGGTGACCgtgagcaaatgatgacaacatttaaataaaaaataactctCGTTTAAGAAACACTGAGCTAGACCATGGGTCTTCAACAAGGGGTCTGTGGTGATATTGCAGGGTTTTTTATAAAGTAGgcatcaaaaaataaaataaaatgcataaataggctaataataaacattaaaatgtaaaaatattaagtttccacattaaaatatattcagtaaaattacagtgttatgtAGTATGTTGATATTATGTGACAATATGTGTATGCCAAgtgattattttaaaaatctttttaaccTAACCATCATAACAAAGTATGTAAATCCAATCTTAATTTGATACATGTACtgggggtccctgctcctcCTCTCTATCCATTAAGGGGTCCAGGTCTGATAAAAGTGTAAGACCTCTGatctagacttatttttgtGCTTGCTTGCTTTGTCTTGAataatgttaaaggaacagtatgtaagaaatatatatcaattaatcattaaatggccctgatatgtcactagacattaagcaatcattttcatttcaaatacttatataactaacaacagtggtctggccaggatattgtcatttaaaaagtggagttgcagccctcaactgatgtttatgttgtcatgttgtgtattggccaccagttgtgtgattgcagtaccagttttagacacaagttttatgattgcaataccagttttggccacaatcctacatactgttcctttaagttatcTTGAGGCCCCCTATTGGGCCCCAGCACCCTGGTTGAGAAACAGTAAAAAGAAATGCAGTTTTGTTCTGACCTTTATCGTCATCATTATAATCAGGTCAAGTATGACACAAACCTGGTCTGTAAGATGTACTATATATCTCTGGGGCAGAAAAACTATGATGAATTTATAATGTATGTGTGCTTCCCTATTCACATGTAAGTTCTGTTCTGTCCTCACAATTTCTCAATCCACTCTGATCTTACTGGtatgcatgttttttatatattaatcatgtatgcatttggaaCTAGTTTAGATAGCTTAGATTAACAATTGTaacaaataaattgattgtaCGAAAATTAATGTGCCCAAAAAATAGTGTACTACTGGAAAGCATCAAATGTTTGACTGGTGTCTCCCTCTAGTGTTCAGCTGTAATATTGCTATCTAAAGGTATAAACCATGGTATAAACAAGGGGTGTCCggtcctgctcctggaggggcCGGTGCCTCTGAAGTtttgctccaaccctaatcaaactcaTCTGGTTCAGCTACTTTTCCTAAGCAAACTAGAAACTTTCAGGCAGGTGTGTTAAGCGGAGTTTCAGCTAAACTATCAATCTTGTACTTTTATTCAACTATTTCAgatataattaaacaaaaatatttagagTAACGTTACCTGTATATGCGATAATTTATCGTTAATGCATTTCCGACATTAATATTTCAGTAACCCATTTATTCTGCCACCCCTCGTGATGGTACGCTCCACTAACTGTCAAACTTGTATTTGCTTCAGCCCACCACGCGCATGTTATTACGTCGTACACGCTGACAGTCATGTCCATATTGTCAACCGAGGTCTGGCTGTGTTTATACTATTTGCTCGGAATGCCAGGAAATTACACAGAAGTGTCGTAAAAAGACCAAACACAAGAACAGTAATGGAGGACTGCACGCCCTTGTTTACTTTCGGGATAATAGCTGACATACAATACGCAGACAAAGAAGACGGATTCAATTTTTTAAGAACAAGGAGACGCTACTACAGGAACAGTCTTGAACTGCTCCGTTCAGCGAACCGTGTTTGGAAAGAGGAACCGGTCAATCCCAGCTTTATTCTCCAGCTAGGAGACGTTATCGATGGTTTTAATAAGAAATACGAGGCTTCGGATCGAGCCCTAGAAACGGTCGTCAGTGAATTTGACAACTGTTTAGTGAAGGTACATCATGTTTGGGGAAATCATGAGTTTTATAACTTCAACAGAAACAGTTTGTTTGCCTCTCCCATTAATAGCGGAACGAAACTCGCACCCGGAAGTAATTTCATTGATGACGAGATATATGCGTATCACTTCAGCCCCGCCCCCAAGTTTCGATTTGTAGTCCTTGATGCATATGACTTGAGCATCATAGGAAGAGATCCAAACCATGAAAAGTACAATAAGGCAATGAAAATCTTAAAAGAACAGAACACCAATAACGATCTCAACCACCCTCCAGGTATTGGTGTtacaatttgaaaaaaaaattcactttagagtttaaatatatatgtataataattgAACAGTATACTGTTAATATGTTTACAGTGTCTGGTTGGTTAGAGCAAAGGTTTGTGAAGTTTAATGGAGCATTCAGCCAAGAGCAGCTTCAGTGGTTGGATAAAGTCTTAACTCTTGCTGACCAGAAACACGAAAGGGTAACTATCCTGAGTAAGTAATCCACTTTATAATATTCCACATTTAAGTTTGGAATActatggagcccctaaggggacatggagacaaaattaaataaaacatttaatatagtTTCGCGTGTGcactcatttttaaaaaaattgagcacATGgtggtttcacgtgagcacatgaaagtttgcgtgcacacgtgaaactatcgcgtttagtttcgcgtgcgcacgtgaaactatcgcgtttagtttcgcgtgcgcacgtgaaactatcgcgtttagttttgcgtgcgcacgtgaaagaaagttttgcgtgagcacgcaaaagtttcgcgtgagcacgcgaaagtttcgcgtgagcatgcgaaactaaactttttttactccaatgtcaccttaggggctcggtagtaTACAGATGTATCGGCCACTGATATTTGATCAGTTCTGAAAATGGCTGGTATATTAAACCGATAGTTTATAAATTAATcatattggtgcatccctagttagaAATCTTGTTTATCTTTGTCTTAAGTCTTACCAGGTTTCCAAATTGTTTTTGCAGGTCATCTTCCTGTTCACCCAGAATCTGCAGACCCAATTTGCCTTGCTTGGAACTATGATGCAATGCTCTCTATTCTTCACTCTCATAAGAGTGTAATTTGCTTTATAGCGGGACATGACCATGATGGAGGCTATCACAAAGATGCATCTGGCATTCACCACCTAACACTGGAAGGGGTGATTGAAACCCATCCAGATAGCAATGCCTTTGGGACTGTTTATGTCTATGAGGACCAGATGGTTCTGAAGGGCAATGGAAGAATTTTAGACCGAGTTCTCGTGTATCCAAGcccttattaaaataaaatgtatagaaTTATGGGAATAATAGTcctatattattataatataaaaaagcaatttttgcAAACTGTGGTGTTGAATCTTGCATTATAAACCTAGAAAGATGCTCACAAAAAGTACAgtttaaagtaaaacatttttatatgtatttacTTCAAaccaaattatatttaaaatatgtataaataaaaaaagaactagtaaaatattaaatatgtgaATAATTGATCGGATGTTTCAGCTTGTTTAATATAAGAATATAATAATTTACTTAAGAATGTATTATTTTATGAAGTACAATATACTggtaaatatagctgcaagcagcaataccggggtcaaaccgaaaagggcacaaaagtatgtaaaattgagattggataagcagattgaagaacctaggtaaacctaatgattttagatgacaaaacacaaaagtaatcaacaaaaataatctatgttcttgtctactgcaatcgtccttctgttattgacaatcattagagcactgaaggacatgtgagtgatgtttgcagtagcaaaacatgggtcaaaacatgttacaataagtttaattagtcaaaaaagaccatccccgtgtctctacgatgttctgatgcagagatatagcttttgcaaaaacggttgataaagtattctcaatggttgctggggagtgaattggcaaccaccagtgattatagtcaaagccatgaaaggaataatccatgatgactcaagatttaaaatgtgttgttgtAGTAGCTTTAGGCCaaaatagccattttctatcttaaaaccactaggtggcacaatgacagaattttgcatgcgacctcaggtcatgactgtgttacatctagctagttttatgactatacactttagtttagtgaagaaacagttgtatgaccatagggctggcttgttatcaaagtttttgttcaattataaggccatctagtgatgaaagcatacaatttttttgtgtgtggcctcagaatgtgctcattcatcagcgtatcaaatctgatgaaaaaatctcttttcgttacgaatttacaaccatttatgtgtaaaaaaacacaaaatttgaaggtaatttttatttttttgcaattttcggccatttctgatcaaatttttaataaaacgccaatagaactttttgttcagaaggtaatgtaatgttcttcctatggtgttttcgagtcgatcggaataacgctcgcggagatattcgtgtatgttttttaagtgctgttttgctgcgcaggacttaccgtaaggcgaaatcggCGACTACTCAGGACTCCTAAAAATCAAGTCCCGTCAAAATACGTTGatcgcagccaaagttataggtgtataaatcatttgtctggccactaggtggactgtcctctatcagtgtgccaaatttcataactttcctacgtacggttttatgggctgccatagaccgcaatggcggaataataataataataataattataataattataagaaaactaacaaatacaataggggtcttcatcccttcggggcttgacccctaaaaatattagggtcacttaactgaaatgtttttccttggggtggtttcccggacagagattatcttaaaccaggactaggccttagtttaattaggaaatataactagttttaacaaacatgccttactaaaaacattactgcctTTTTTTTCAGGccaaacaaagggcactgatgtattttaagatatgtcagtgcaagttgttttcagttgggacagctcttacatttagtttagtctaggactagtctagtctgggaaactgccccaaaatcttaaaaacattgTAATCATAAGGTGTATGGTTAATGTTTTACATAACTTTTATAgagaaatataacaaaatgttttagttAGTAAACAAACTTTGAATTACCTGAAATGGTGAAACGGCCAAAACAGACAATAAAAAATCCTAAAATAGTAGTACATTTGTACAACCTCTAGGGAAAGGGTGGCTACTTTCAAGATGctaaaatgtaacacttttgATTCATTTTTAGTCAGAACATATTTCCcacagttacatttgtgtttttcCATACACAAAATCTTGGTTGCCTTAATCTTTTAATCTACTTAGATTTACAAAtcatattaatgtaattttttaaaatcttgaGTAGTGATAAGCTGCTATAACTTATAacataaagttgaattagcttattTTATAAGTGACAGCAACTTTAATTTGaaagttaaaattacatttaaggAAACCTGGATTTTTTACTGTACAGTTTGGATGGGTTTacttcactttttttaaaaaatgtgaataagatgaCAAAGAATAAGTACGTGACCTTACGCTTTAAAACTGTGTATGTAAAAGgtacattttttatgatttttttctcaaattcTTACGTGACCATACGACCCCAGTTTTGACCCCCAAAAATCCCTGCctactttttaaaatacatttattaaatcctcctaattatgttaaataatgtttttgacTTTTTTAGTTGGATGAATGAGTAGTAACACAATCGATAATAAAGCTGGGGGACACTCGTTTCTTTCTGAATATACAGGTAACGTTtaatttctgtaaagaaaactttaaacaaggcataaaaatttatttattatgtataaaaatatatacgcATAAACGCATAACAGATTCCTGCCTATTTTTTACTAGCATTCGGGGTTTTTTCGTGCACCTGGCAACCACGCACCATTCGCTTTCAGCAGAGAAGTAAGCGCAGTTACACACTTCATCGAAGCTGTTGTCCCGTCCCGCTTTTAGGATCTTATTTGAACCCGTTCCCTTCTAAACTGAACCGAATGGGATGCGGAGTCCTTCACGGTTTATTTCAGTAGTAGTCTGTTGTGTACAGAGCTCAATCCTGTGTCCTGAGGGTAATTTTAGCTCACTGCATTGCAGCCACTAGAGCTGCTGCTGGATTCAAACAGCTCCACAATGGCGACTCCCAGTCCCAGCACCAATTCACCAACTTCATGCAATAGGAGCATTAGCATTTCGGGATCCGTGTTACATCAGACGCATCATTTAACGACAGTTAGCAACATGCAAGGTAAGAAATACAGATGTGTCGCTTATCGGTGCCATTAACTACTGATGCATTGCTAACGCAGCCTGAAAGACAAGGCCTGGTCTATCGCGTTTCCCGATAGTTCATGTTTAACGTTAGTATAGTGTCTAATAAAAGCGCAACACCATGATAAGTATACTAAAGAAATGTTTGTATATCTATTAAACTGTGTTTTTAGGTtatatatgtattttacgaACCGCAGGCCTTTATTGCACTGAATGGCCGTGTCTCAAAACAGTAAGCTTCCTAACTTACTCATCATAGGAGCATGCAACTTTATTAAACAAATCATAGCATTATGATGCTAACATGTTGCATGTTCCTGTGATGTCTAACTAGACAGCTTTCTAGGTTTTGACACAACTAATTAACTTCTTTGTCAGTGTTAGTGATAGTATTGTATATGTAGGGTGAATTCAGGTGGATTGAGACACTTTGTGACAT is a window from the Misgurnus anguillicaudatus chromosome 4, ASM2758022v2, whole genome shotgun sequence genome containing:
- the adprm gene encoding manganese-dependent ADP-ribose/CDP-alcohol diphosphatase; this translates as MEDCTPLFTFGIIADIQYADKEDGFNFLRTRRRYYRNSLELLRSANRVWKEEPVNPSFILQLGDVIDGFNKKYEASDRALETVVSEFDNCLVKVHHVWGNHEFYNFNRNSLFASPINSGTKLAPGSNFIDDEIYAYHFSPAPKFRFVVLDAYDLSIIGRDPNHEKYNKAMKILKEQNTNNDLNHPPVSGWLEQRFVKFNGAFSQEQLQWLDKVLTLADQKHERVTILSHLPVHPESADPICLAWNYDAMLSILHSHKSVICFIAGHDHDGGYHKDASGIHHLTLEGVIETHPDSNAFGTVYVYEDQMVLKGNGRILDRVLVYPSPY